Below is a genomic region from Zea mays cultivar B73 chromosome 9, Zm-B73-REFERENCE-NAM-5.0, whole genome shotgun sequence.
TGTGATGGTTTCCTGATCAGATCTTCACCTTCTAGGCTAGTTAAAATATCATTTCTCTAGTACTATGGATCATGGATTTACTTGGATACTTGGGTTTAATTCAGGAATTTGATCGTATTCTGTGTTGTTTTGCTCTCTTTTGTTCCGCTGCTGATCGTTCGTGCATTCTAGCTGGTACTAGTATCTAAGTGGTGAGAGGTGACTGCTATGTCTCAACGAGGATTTGTTTGACCTGCAAAGTTTGCCTGAGGCTCTGTTTGGTTTATTTAGTCCAGAAGTCTggtgtttggtttctttagtccaaaagtctggttaggagactaaagtttagtctctacCTTGTTTAGTTCTAGAGACTAAAACTATTTAAAACACATTAAAGGGATCATAAGAGGACTAAAATACCTTTTAGCATTCTCCGTGTAACTGAAATGAAGGATGGGCAAAAGGTGAAATTTATATGGTTTAGTCCATTTTATTCACCCCAGAGACTGAAACATTTTAGTTTTAACTTTAGTCCTACCGTTTGGCAATTTAgtgactaaatgagactaaaataaagggactaatctttagttcCTTTTAACCAAACGGGGTCTAAAGTGGGCATCAGATAGCACTTGAGCTGAAGGAGATTGCTCCACTGGCAGCTCGCATCATCTTCCTTTTGGAGGATGCAGACTAGAGCTACAGATATGGTCAAGAGAAATTTACGACGTGTTTGGTTTGCTCTTTAGTTTGTAGAATGATGTTTTATTCCTCGTAGACTAATAATTAGTAATAATTCTTTTTTGAGAATGCCACCACGTAGAACCAGAGCACTGCTTTAGAGCAGCGTCCCATGGGACCATCTACAAATGCAGCTCGATGGAGTAGTGTTCGATCCATCGGACCATCTACAAGTCCAGCTCGCTCTACTGTTGTAATAGTGAGAGTGTTGACATTCAGCTTCGTAGCTTTGGCAAATTAGGCCGAGGGTCTGAAGCGGCGGCCCAACCGGTCATCTGGGCTGCAGCCTATGGTACCCAGCATAGTCCTGAGCATTCTCCTTGAGGGCCTTTTGGCAACAATATTGTAATTTTATAACTGTCATAACAATAATTAATCTTTTCTAACAACATATTAATATATAATTATTGTATACTAAATGATTTTAATTTTGGGTGCGTGGTCGATATGGAAACATAGGAATAGGTGTGTGTTTGATGGTTGTAGCCCAAGTGTTGAGATCACCCTCTCGACAGCAAGGGAGGAGATGATGTGCTGGCATTTGCTGGCGCTAAAGCTCTCTTTTTTCTTATCTAGAGGAGTTGTCTTAGGAGTGGTGTGAAAGTCTGTATACGGTGGTGTGTGTCGGTTAAGTGTGTTGCTCGTGTTTTGGAGTTTCACCTCATTTTCTTCTTAATAATAAAAACAGGCAGATCTACTGCGTAttaaaaaataattttaatttattTGAAAGTGGAATATATATAAAATTATAATACGAAACAAACGGAGCCGTATTATATAATGTGCTGTTTGCACGGTACCCAAGAAAATGCAGCACCTACCTGATGCTGGGATTTTATTTCACAGCGCACATAATCCGATGCTAAAAATGATCTATATTTGGATGCATAACGTATTTTCAAAATCTGATACTCATTATCTGCCATGAACTAAACAAGGCAAACAAAATAACTCATACAGGCAACCAGCACCTAAATGCCGTGCCGCGTCCTACCCGGGCCGCTGCCTCCACCAAAAAGCGTAACCGCACAAATTCCACCGATCCCCCTCGCCCCGGTCAAATCCTCTAGCCTCCCTGTGCCCGGCGGCGAGCCCCATGGATCCTTCCGTCGCCCGGCGGCAGGAGGCGGAGCGGTTTATGAACATCGCCGAGAAGCTCCTGATGGCGCGGGACCTCGAGGGCTGCAAGCAGTTCGTCGCCCAAGCCCTTTCCTTCGACCCCCGCACCCCGGGCGCCGACGacctcctcgccgccgccgaTGCCCTCCTCGCGGCCCAGCGTCGGCGCCTCCCGTCCGGGCCCCTCGACCCCTACGCCGTCCTTGGCCTCGACTCCGCCGTCCCGGCCTCCCGCGACCCCGACGTCGTGCATTCCCATTACCGCCGCCTCTCCCTCTTGCTCAACCGCTCCCACCCCGACCGTCCCTGCTCCCTCGCCTTCGCCGAAGCCGCCCGCCTCGTCGCCGACGCTTGGGCCTTCCTGTCAGATCCCCTCCGCAAAGCCTCCCTCGACTCCGACCtcgacgccgccgccgctgcaACTAACGCagcggcagccgccgccgccgccgccgccgctcgtgTACCCATCGATCCCCATCCAGAGAAGCAGAATCAGCTGCAGTCACAgcctcctccgccgccgccacTTGCTCCGCAGCCAATGCAGACTGTGTCAGGCACGCCGCCACCAAAGCGCGGGCGGCCGCCGCGGGCTGCCAAAACGCCGGCGACGCCGCCTGCTCCGCAGACCGTTTCGGGCACGTCGCCAACAAAGCGCGGCCGGCCGCCGCGGGCTGCCAAACAATCGCCTGAGGTTGAACGGAACCAGGAGGGGGAAGCTCAACAGGCGCCAGTCTTCTGGACAGCTTGTCCCTCCTGCTGCCATTTACACCAGTACGACCACTCCTACGAGTCGCAAACGCTGCTTTGCCCTAGCTGCCGCCGGCCGTTTGTTGCCACTGCAATGTCCACGCAGCCGCCCATCGTGCCAGGCACAGACATGTATTACTGCTCCTGGGGGTTCTTCCCAATGGGTTTCCCTGGTGGTCCTGCATTCGCTGAACCACTCAATTCCCCGCAGCAGCAGGCACCTGCTGCTCTAGGATTTTATCCAATGGGGCCATACTTGCCATTACCAAGCCTAAGTGGCATTGTGGAAGGGGAAGGCAATAAGGCAGTTGATGCTGGCACTGGCATTCCTGTCATCCCAACAGtggcagcaccagcatcagcatcATCGCCAGCGCCGACAGCGGCAACACCAGTGGAGTTCTTACATGTGAAGGTTGGGGCAAAGAAGCGAGGGCGGCCCAAAGGCAGCAAGAACAAAAAAGCTGTGGTTGAGGTAAATTAGGGCTATGGAATGACACATGTGAAGGTTGGGGCAAAGAAGCGAGGATGCCCTGACTGCCTGAAggcagcaagaacaagaaagtggTGATTGAGATCGATTAGGGCTATGGCATGCTGATCGCTGCATCATTCGACATCTGCATCAGTTGTAAACTACATTGTGTATGTGTATGTGTATGGTTCTTTTCTTGCTTGCAGATGACTTGGGCACTGTAAGATGGTCGAGGGTTAGAGCTTCACCTCGATAGTTGGTCAAGAATCAGAGCTTCACCATTCATGAATTTTGGTGACTAGGTTTTTCTCCTTACTTCCATAGCGAAGTTTACCATAGTAGTCAGTTCAGGTGAGATCTGTTTTTTGTTTGTATCATCCCATTAGATGGGTGAGATGTTTCATATTGTAGGGTGGCAGCTGCTCAAGTGCCCATTATGCTGTCTGCAACTTGTAAAGATTAGGAGATGGATAATAAGCTATGTGAATGCACATTAATTATAAACACTCAGTGTGAAACTGTTGAAATTGCCAACTTTGCTTCGGCAATTTGGAATAGTTTGTCACACCTCTTGACTTGTCGCCTCAACGCGGGCACAGGCACAGCTGTTGCTTATCTGCCTAATGTGCCGGAGTCATTGCCATGGCACATGGTACTGTGATGGGCAGAGCAAGTGGTGGGTGCATGCACGAGGAGCTGGTGATGGCAGAGGGGATCTTATGCACCATGGATGGTGAGTTGTCTATGCATGGCAGACCTACGGTGAGCGGCTCTGGTACAGTGGTCTCTGGCGGCCGAACATCAGGCCTTGTCTTTTTGGTTGTGTAGAaattagggcttgtttggttagAAGGGGATTGAGGGGAAACTGAGCtagtttccccctcaatcccctcctaaccaaacaagcccttattGTTTTTTTGGCATCCTCAGGCTGTTGTTGATCTGTTTTGTTTGTGCTTGTCTTGCCTTGCACTGTGGATTCTTTAGCCAACAAACACTGGCATGACCTCAGGGCCTGTCAGAGTTCAGCGTATGCAACATAGGCAAGAAGACTCTCTGCGGTCCATGACACAGGGCACCATGTTGTGCCTGCCCATCTCTTGCTTGCTCTATCATTTGGGAATCATGCCGCTACTACTGTACCATCTTGGTTTAAAAGGAAGGCTAAAGAATTTTTGACTGGGCACACAGACTGACAGGCATGAGTTTCTAGCAACATCAGTAATTCAGCATGCATGTATGTTTGATCAGTAGGGGTTACCTGTGATTTAGATGTGGTTCCTGTTTAATCGTTGTCCTACATGAACTTGGCTTTGAAGAATTGTTTAGACTTGATCCTAATGTGGAATGTTTGTACGTTAGATTTTTTGTGTAAATATAAGTTATTGAAGCATTAAGATTGAACTGTTAGGCATTTAAATGAAGACCCTCTTGAtgtcttatgtatggttatgtttTTCTGATTCATTATCAGTAAGATTAACATAATTTGGTGATGAGGGCTAAAAGCTTCGttttttgattttttttttcaGAATCTAACGTTTCATGTGCCAATCATGTCTGCTTCTCCCAAAACTTACTTCAGAGCTGATTTCAACTTGCCCCCCCCTGGTTTAGTTTATTTCTAATTTCCTCCTTTTAGCTCTTTTTTATATGGTAATCACTATTGTGTCATTGCCTTGATGCCTTCTATAGATCTTATTGTTTTTCATTGTATTTAATCATCACCTGTTTTCAGGGCAAAGGAAGAGCATTTTCTGCTGGAGGTGATGTTGCTGCAGTTGTCTGATGTATACATAAAGGTATTTACAGCTTTACCTTGTATCTGCAGTATCTAACATCGAAAGCTGGTTTCTTACATATTTTGCGTCGTCATCTGTTACCTGACTTTTAATACATATGTTATATGTAAGCATATGCTAGCTCTGCTATGTGTTTGATTCTTAAATCAGTCAGCTAGAAATATGGTGCTGATTTCTTCTGAAATGAATATTTGTTGAATTACACAATTGCAAGTTATACCTAAACCTCAGGTCCATCCCTTCATTGTGGTTAATTGTAATTATTCACTTCTGTGCTCCTTGCCCCTTAAGGATAAATAATTTAACTGTAGGTTTCTCTTCTTACTGGAATTGTCATGGGTTTAGGTGCTGGTGTTTCTTTACATGGAAGGTTTCGAGTTGCCACTGATAACACGGTATATGCTACAATCAGAATCAAGTGCAATTTACTAGGCTGTTACTTTTTTACTAATCAATTTAAAGATGGACTGTGGTTGGGAACCACAAAAAACTTCGCATGTCATGATGCAGCTTGAGATTGGCTTTTTGAAGTACTGCTGAATGTTGTCCCATGCTGTAACAATCTAGAATTGGGGTGTCAAGTGTGACTCTTTCCAAGTGAGAACAGTAATTGCGTTGTGAGTGAGACAGCGAGATATGTTATTTGAGCTTACCCTCTTATGTAATTTGAGGGAATTTTAGGTGCACTCTTTTTTGGGAGGGCAATTCTCTATATGTCACTGCAATTTTGTTTAGTACCGTATTTGGCATCATAAATGTTCTAATCTCTTCTATGTCACTAGGATGCAATTTATTACCCTTCCATGCTATTGCCAGTAGCAAAGAAAACCAAAGGTCTTGATAGTTTTCTATTTATTAGCACATTGTTTGGAATCAGGTACTGACATCTTAATTGTCTTACATCACCTTTGTATTTTGGTGGTCTTTTTTTTGGGTAGTTGCACTGGATGCCTCCGAGGTTGGAACAAGTGCATGACGAAGCTGTTGTAGAATATTTCTCCAGAATTGATGACCCACAGTGGGAAGATTTGGACCTACCTGCCAGACGTTCCCATGGAAGAACCATCGAGTCCAAGCTCTGATTGAAGGTCACGGGAGAAGGGTGGAACACTGGAACGGAGCCTCGGTAGTGGTCAGTCAGAATAACACATTACACACATCATCTCGAGTTTGAAGAGTCTGCAGACTGTTTGATAGAATAAACATGAATGTTTCATATAGGTCAAACTTTTATCACAGAAGAAACTCTTTCCTGTTTATACGTGGGAGTCATATCCATTTTAAAATAATTATAAAGAATAAAATGGAAACAAAAAAAGTACTGGAAAGACTTCGCAGAGTCAGATATTTTGCCTGATCGGCTTACCTCTGTCGCGAAACGCTTGGTGATAATCGATGGGCTTTCTTCACGGCACATTGTCAGTTAAACGCGTAGGGCTGTGTAGCTGGCCCATGTACGGCCCATGCCTGAAGCTATCACTCCTGGTCCAGGTTAACACATCATACCGCCAACTAAATAGCTAATCTCTATCCAGTACAGGGCCGTCACTTTATCGGTTCCTTTTAACTGCGGTGTAGCGACCGCTCAATTTTTTCACAGCACTCCAGTGCTAGCCCAGTAGCAATATAAAGTAGAGGTAGCAGTTCCAGCAAGTCGTCACGGCGTATCAAATCTGCATCCAATAGACTAGTACGCCGTATGCTCGTTTGGTTTATATATAAAAAAGTCAAGGCCACGAGCTAACCAAAAGTCTCTTGTTTTCTCCTAGCTTTCGTCCTCACAATCGTCATCCCTGCTAGAGTATTTTTTTACTTCCTCTTGCTAATTTTATTTTGATACTTTTATGCCCCATCGCCAAGATTCTACCCCTAATCTTTATATCCCACGGTGGTTTTCACTAAATTGTTTTTCTATACCTCACTATAACCATAAAATATTATTTTCATACCTATTTATTATCCGTTACTATTTTTCCTCAACTACAATGAAACGTAGGGGGCTGCTGGCCACGCCTCCAGATCTGTCGGACTATTGTACGCTTCCTCTTGAACTGTAGTGCGGACGTGTACAGGCATAGGAGAGGGAGGCCGTCAGCTGCACATAGCAATATATCAACTTGAGCAAGTTAAGTTTCCAAGTTCCAACACATGTTGATAGCCATGCATTGTAATGGAATAGTTGTTGCACACATACACAGTCATGCTAGTTTGTGGCTCGACATAGAATAAT
It encodes:
- the LOC103638902 gene encoding protein transport protein sec31, encoding MDPSVARRQEAERFMNIAEKLLMARDLEGCKQFVAQALSFDPRTPGADDLLAAADALLAAQRRRLPSGPLDPYAVLGLDSAVPASRDPDVVHSHYRRLSLLLNRSHPDRPCSLAFAEAARLVADAWAFLSDPLRKASLDSDLDAAAAATNAAAAAAAAAAARVPIDPHPEKQNQLQSQPPPPPPLAPQPMQTVSGTPPPKRGRPPRAAKTPATPPAPQTVSGTSPTKRGRPPRAAKQSPEVERNQEGEAQQAPVFWTACPSCCHLHQYDHSYESQTLLCPSCRRPFVATAMSTQPPIVPGTDMYYCSWGFFPMGFPGGPAFAEPLNSPQQQAPAALGFYPMGPYLPLPSLSGIVEGEGNKAVDAGTGIPVIPTVAAPASASSPAPTAATPVEFLHVKVGAKKRGRPKGSKNKKAVVEVN